In Flammeovirga kamogawensis, the sequence GTTAACACCTTACTTGTTGCATTAGCAGGGGTAAATGATGCTCCTATACTGATCGTTTTTCCTTGCATTAATGTAGATGATGGTGCATCTAAACTAACACCACTTAAAGCAACACCATTGTTGTTTTCAGAACGCCCAGGAGTTTTACTAAAGTCCCAAATTTGCATTTGAACTGTTGCATACTCAATCTGATTATTTGCAGAACAAGTAATAACATTATTAGCTTGTAAATAAGCTACCGGCACTTCAACCTCTAAAACGCCTAACCATTTATTTCTCCCAATATCAGTAATACCTCTAACGTTACCGTCATAGTTTACATCGTAACCATTCACAGTAATTACTGGAGTACCGATATGATCAGAATAAAAATCACCAGAGATTCTTAACATCGCTTCAGAAGCTCCTTCTGGAATCGTAATGTTGTTTACGTTAGCTGTTAAAGTACCATTTGAAACCGAAGTATGAATTTTATCTCCTCCAGCAACTGTTGATCCAGTACCTAACTTTTCTCCCATAAATTTATATTCTTTAGAAGAAGCATTTAACGTCACATCAGATGCAAAAGTATATTCTAATACCATTGTCGCATCACCTCCTAAAACTACTTTACCTGGTGCTGTAGCTACAGTTTTTTCAGAAAGAACAGGTTCACCTGCCGCTCCTCTATTTTCATCTAAATAAAGATGTTTGATTTTAACACTTTGTACTGCATTTTCGTTATCATCAAAGAAATTAAGATTGATACCACTCTCCGTTGGGTTAAGGTTATTTAAAATTAAATAAGTCTTATTCCCCTCTACATAAGCATCAACTTGAATATCAATGTTTGTTGATTTCGTATCTACACGAGTACCTTTAACGTCAGACCATAATTCAAAGAATTTAATGAACTCTGTCCATACATATTCCCCTGTTCCGTCATCATCTAACATTTTGTATGGGTATCTACTCTTAATAGAACCGTCGGCATTTAAATGATCTCCCCAATGTGCTTTAATTGGAGTAAATGGCATTGTTAGTGTAATATGAGCTGGTCTTTCTAAGAATTGCATCAGCATAGAATTGAATGGTTTTAAGTTCTCCCAATCTCTTCTCTTAGGGTCTGCATCTGGCATATTATCTATATAATGACCACTTACAGCTCCGTATTCTGACAGTACAATTTCTGTTTTTTCACCTTTCTTGTAAAGGTCATACCATTCTAAAATATCTAACATTGCTTCTGTATGTCCACCAGATCTAATTACAGAACTAGGCGTTTCCCATGTAGGCCAATCATAAATATGAACTCCATAGAAATCTGTTTCTTCTCCACAGTAATCTATATATCCCTGCCATAAAACATCCCATTGGTACCAATCATCACCTTGGTATTGTTCAAATTTAGAGGCTACAGCTTCTTCAGGTACACCCCAACCCATTGCTTCTTGGGCAGAGTATCTACTTGTCCAATCTAACATATGGAAGTCATGCATTCCCCATGTCATACCACCAACCTTAGGTGCCCTATCACCTAAACGCTCTTTAACACCCTGTGCTACAAGGTTATGGTATTCCCATACATGCTCTAAAGTTGTCCATGTCTGATGCCCTGTCATCATTAACATATCAATCTCATTTACAACTTCCCAATATGTTGGCATTGGTTCGCCAGATCCACCAGGGTTGTCTTTAAAATACTTATCAAGGTATTGTACAACCCACTCTACAGACGTTTCTATAGTTTGAGGTTGCCACCCAGTCCAAGTAGTTCCAGGTCCTTGCCAGTTTAAAGTAGGATAAGTTGGATGAGGATTTGTACCCATAATCATAGGGCCTTTGTACTCAAATTGATGTGCAAGATACTGCTGATCGTAAAGTGATTTTAAACGTTCAGCTTCACCTTCCATCCAAGTTAAATCTGGTTTATTAGGACGGTTTTCATCTTGAGGAGTGTTGTTAAATTTCCATGTTGCAGAACCGTTATCACGGCCAAAATATACATCAAGGTCATTAATTAAATACTCTAGTTTATCTTCTTCGCCCTCCCAATCAGCATCGGTTGGAGTGGCATGAACAATCATATGACGTTCACGACCAAAATCTGAAACACCTTCTACAGAATGGACGATGTTTAAGTTTACATCAACATCTACATCTTGTGAAAATGCGGTGTACGAAAAAGTGAGCATAAATAGTAAGAGCAGTGCCCTACTATTATGTAGATAATAATTCATTTCATTTATTTATTTAGTTAATAATAGTTTGCTCTTGAGTTCAGATTTAAAAGATTGTTGTAATATTTTTCAAGAGCATAAAAGACTTGCCTGTCTTTCAATTATTCATAGCTGTCAACCCTTTTCTATTTGATCTTAGAGGGGAATGAGAATAGAGAAATAGTGTTCTCAAGTTAATTCAGTTGTTTTTATTTTTTCATAGGACAATAATAGTTTGAAGTGGAACATCAATTTAGTACGCTATACTCAACACAATAATTAGCTCTACTAATAGTATGAAGAGCCATAGGTTTGTAAATAACACTTGTGATATTGGGTTCGCGTTCACTAAAAAAATGACAATACCACAAGTGTATTATTTACGTCAACTAATTTGAGCTTTCCTCTTACGATTATCAATAAAAGTGACTAGATAAAAACTGAATTATTTTTTTTTGAAATGAACAAAAACTGATCATACGGTAGTATAAACCCAATATTTTCTAGACTGAAACTGTACAGATAGCCCTTTACATGTAAAAAAAGAGGGGGCAATTATAAACCATCAAATAAATCAACTTTTCAGCTCAAAAAAGATGTTGCATCATAAAAAACACCTAATCTTGTTAAAAACATTGCTTAATCAGAAGTGAAAATTAAAAAAGAAAAGCCCCTTATTTAATAGTTTAAATAAGAGGCTCTACATTATTGATACTAAATATACTACACTATCAATTAATAAATTATAGTTTTAAATAATAGTCATAATAAATATAATTTGGATCTGACGCTAACGCTTCTGTTACTGTTGTTATTCCAGTCACTTGACGTGATTTTAGATCGTCAAAATACAGTTTATTTAGTGATGTATTTTCTAATGCTGTTCTATAGTTAAAATCAGAAAGTGTATTATCATGATATTCTATTTTATGAGATAATTTATGTACAACATTCCCTTCTTCTTTGTTTTCAAAATTAATGGTTATCTGACTATTCAAATTCTTTTTATCAATATTTAGCTTTGAAGAAACTTTAGTTGAATTATAGTCTATAGTATTCACATTGTCTAAATAAGGTTCTTTAGATATATCTATGGGTAACTTACCACCATTATATCTAACCTTTGATATAAAATTATTAGATGTGCATGTCTTCGTAATTATTGATTTAATATATGTTGCATTTAAAACTTTGAGACCTGAAAGAATCATATTCTTATTATTAATTGAAGACACAATATTGCCTATATTAAAAGTATCTAATTCTGAACTAATTTGACCATAATATGTATACATTTCAGATAGTGAACTTGAGTTATTAAAAGTTATAATTTGAGAAGATGTATTCATTGTGTAATCAGATTTTTTTATAACTAAAGTATCCTGATTATTTATTAAACTTGTAACAATAAAAGCGTAAGAACCATCTTCTCTTTTAGAGTAAAAGTGATTTAACCATTTATCCTTAGCAGACCTCTTTTTTACTTTCATGGTGTAGTATACGTGATTATATTTTTCTTCTTTCGTAAAATCTCCTATACTATTAAAATCGTTTTCAACTTCTTTATCAAGTTCTAAAGGATATCCAACAGTAACTGTTATTAAATCATTTAAGTCTGTTTTTGGTTTTTTGATTTCATAATTAAATCCTACTACAGCATTAGAAACAATTTCTTTTGAATCTATATTCTCAATAACTTCACTAGTTGTTATCGTTTCCCCATTAAAAACTCTCTTAGTTTTAATTAAATAATGCGTTAAAGTACTTAAAAAGAAATTTCGATCAGTACTTTTTTCGGGTATCAATAATCCTTTTGGAGTACCTACAAAAGATTTCGAAGGACTAACTTCTGAAATAACATCACCATACTTATTAAGTAGTACAAAATTAATAGTATAATTTGAAATAAACGTTTCTACATAGTTTCCAGACGATTTATCTCCAAGTGAAAATTTATTAGATCGATTTTTACTTTCTATATAACCATTTTCAATAAAAATATTAGGGATATAGTTATCGACTTCTACGTCAAAATCAATTGTAATAGAGTTCTCTTTTAAAGACGATACGCCTTCTAAAATAGCAACTGCAGTTAATTGATTTATACCCTCGGGTAATATTTTAGAATCAAAAGGAATTGAATAAATACCAGAGATGTTTTTTGATTGTTTCCCTAAACTTTCAGTTCCATTAAAAAGTTCTATTTCTTTAATGCGAAGGCTATTTTTCCAACTTCCTGATGTATTAATTTTGATGACTGAATTTCCTCTTAAAAAATCAATTTCTTGAATTGATAATTTAGGAATGCTGTTAAAATGCTCTTCTTCTTTTGTTGCACAACTATTGAGTAGGCAAAAAAGACAAAGAACTAAAAAAAGTTCTGATTTAATAAAATTCATGGTAATAGTAATTGTTTATACAGAGAGTGTAAGTAATTGATTTAAACTAATGGTTTTTATTATGTGGTATATCTAATAAATTGATAAAATGTGTAGTTGTTTTAGTATTTATAAGTGCAATGTTATTAAAAATATTAGTAGATAAATAATTAATATTTGTAAACGTAAAAAAGTCCATTCCCAAGGGAAATGGACTTTATCTATTCATTTGTATAACTAATAATGATTTCTTAGTTAGATGGTGTAATTACAGTATCTATTACATGTACAACGCCATTACTTGCAGGAACATCTGCAGTAACAACTGTAGCACCTGCCACTGTTACACTACCGTCTTGTGCTTTTACAACATCTATAGTTCCTCCACCTAAAGTTGTAACTGTAGTTGTTCCAACTGGGATGTCATCGTACATAATTACTGAAGGGATAACATGTAAGTTTAATACTGTTCCTAAAGTAGTTAAGTCTAAAGAAGCTAAATCTGTATTTAATGAGGTTAATAATGCTGAGAATGCATCGTTTGTTGGAGCAAATACTGTAAACTTAGTATCGCCGTCAGTTGCAAAAGTAGATGTTAATTCTGCTCTTTCTAATGCTGCTAATAAGCTTGTTAAACCTGCTGTTGTAGCTTGGTCTGCAATTGTACTTGGCAATAATACTTGATCAATTGCATGGATTACACCATTTAATGCATCCACATCTGCAATTGCTACAGTTGCTCCACCAATCATTACAACACCGTTTGCAATAGAAACTTCTAATTTAGTACCTGCTAAAGTTTCTATCATTTGTCCATCTGTTAAACCTGATGAGAATGCTTCTGTAGAAACTACATGGTGTAATAAAACTCTTTGAAGTTGCTCTTGAGTTAAGTTTGCAGCCGCATCTCCTAAAGCTTCAAATGCTGCATCTGTTGGTGCAAATACAGTATACTCTGCTGTTGGTAATGTAAAAGGAGTTACCAAATCTGCAGTAGTTAATGCACCTACAAGTGAATTAAAACTTCCGTTACCAATTGCTATTTGAGCAATAGTTAGTGCCTCTGTTGGTACAATTACACTAGAAACTACATGAATGACACCATTACTTGCCATAACATCTGCTGTAGCTACTTGAGCTCCACCTACAGTTACTACTCCATTAGAAATAGCTACCTCTAACATAGTACCTGCCAATGTTTCTACCATTTGACCATCTGATAAATCGGCTGCATATACTTTACCTGCAACAACATGGTGCTTTAATAATTTATCTAATCCTTGAGCAGAGATGTCATCAAAAGATGAAATACCGTTTTCTGCATCCAACAAGCTCTGGAAAGCCGCGTTTGTTGGTGCAAAAACAGTATACTCTCCTGCTGGATCTTGAAATACACTTACTAAATTTGCCGCATCTAGTGCTGAAGTAAGTGTAGAAAAGTCGTCTGTACTAGAAGCAATTCCTGCAATTGTTTCGTCTGCCTCTACTTCTGGAAGTGTTGTTGGATCATCATCGTTATCTTCAGTACATGCACTGAATGTAAACATTAGGGAAATGATCATTACTAGTTTAAATAGATTAAGCGTTTTCATAGTTCGATATTTTTACGTTATAAATTTCAACTCTATAAAAGATCTGTAAACCAATTTTGTTTAAACAAATTTTAAAAAAGTTAAACACAACATCTTGATATATAAAAATATTGCTATTTAAATCGTTGATATGTACTATTTTTAATTGCCTCATCAAAAAATAGTACTATGAAAAAAAATTAGTGTTTTTTATACACCAATAGTTTTAGCTTAAACAGAAGTTCTACAAACCTTCATTTTTAGCGAAATTTGAAGAAATGAATCAACTTGAATTTTTAGGATAAAATAATGCTTATTGAAGATTAGAATCATATTAACTAAGTAGAATTATAGATTATATTTGCAGTTATGAAAAGACTGATGTTTTTATTTCTATATTTTTTTATAAATGGACTTTCTTTAGTGGCTATGCCAACTGTTCCAATAGTAAAATCTTTTAATAGGTTTGACTACTTAGGGGATCGTCAGAATTGGGATATTGATTTTGATAGAAATAACAATGTTTATTTTGCTAATGGTAACGGTCTTGCACAATACTCTTTTGGACATTGGGAATTTTACACCACTCCTTCTAAAGATAAAATTATATCTATTAAAGTAGATGGTAATATCATTTGGACTGGTGGACATAATGAATATGGTTTCTTTTGGAAAGAAAAAAACAATCAGCTATCCTATACTAAGTGTGGCAATATTACAGATGGTCAAGTTTGGGAACTAGAATACACAGATGATAAGGTGTTTATGCGTACTGAACAAAGTATCACCATCTATAATTCTCAAACAAAAAAAGAGGAAAAGATAAAAAGTGCTGCTGGCTTTACTCGAATGAAAAAATGGAACAAAGTAATATGGGCTATAAACAGAGACAATGCTTTTGGGTACATTAAAAATAATCAGTT encodes:
- a CDS encoding iron-sulfur cluster biosynthesis family protein — protein: MNFIKSELFLVLCLFCLLNSCATKEEEHFNSIPKLSIQEIDFLRGNSVIKINTSGSWKNSLRIKEIELFNGTESLGKQSKNISGIYSIPFDSKILPEGINQLTAVAILEGVSSLKENSITIDFDVEVDNYIPNIFIENGYIESKNRSNKFSLGDKSSGNYVETFISNYTINFVLLNKYGDVISEVSPSKSFVGTPKGLLIPEKSTDRNFFLSTLTHYLIKTKRVFNGETITTSEVIENIDSKEIVSNAVVGFNYEIKKPKTDLNDLITVTVGYPLELDKEVENDFNSIGDFTKEEKYNHVYYTMKVKKRSAKDKWLNHFYSKREDGSYAFIVTSLINNQDTLVIKKSDYTMNTSSQIITFNNSSSLSEMYTYYGQISSELDTFNIGNIVSSINNKNMILSGLKVLNATYIKSIITKTCTSNNFISKVRYNGGKLPIDISKEPYLDNVNTIDYNSTKVSSKLNIDKKNLNSQITINFENKEEGNVVHKLSHKIEYHDNTLSDFNYRTALENTSLNKLYFDDLKSRQVTGITTVTEALASDPNYIYYDYYLKL
- a CDS encoding fasciclin domain-containing protein, whose protein sequence is MKTLNLFKLVMIISLMFTFSACTEDNDDDPTTLPEVEADETIAGIASSTDDFSTLTSALDAANLVSVFQDPAGEYTVFAPTNAAFQSLLDAENGISSFDDISAQGLDKLLKHHVVAGKVYAADLSDGQMVETLAGTMLEVAISNGVVTVGGAQVATADVMASNGVIHVVSSVIVPTEALTIAQIAIGNGSFNSLVGALTTADLVTPFTLPTAEYTVFAPTDAAFEALGDAAANLTQEQLQRVLLHHVVSTEAFSSGLTDGQMIETLAGTKLEVSIANGVVMIGGATVAIADVDALNGVIHAIDQVLLPSTIADQATTAGLTSLLAALERAELTSTFATDGDTKFTVFAPTNDAFSALLTSLNTDLASLDLTTLGTVLNLHVIPSVIMYDDIPVGTTTVTTLGGGTIDVVKAQDGSVTVAGATVVTADVPASNGVVHVIDTVITPSN